A part of Fusarium oxysporum Fo47 chromosome III, complete sequence genomic DNA contains:
- a CDS encoding ankyrin repeat-containing domain protein — protein sequence MGFSILRGGLLVKTVIPDDSEIITACKRGDISTVQRLFMSRRSSPYDVTESNCGPLRFAIESGSLELVKLLCHYGADANTTFGQFETSPLEWAFRTRHIEIARFFLTQGASLDYLCYRGWTPAMLLFQKDFPEVPPEFFGLLSCNSFTDIDVQDRYGATVLHRAALWGTIGDINALLRLGASPLLMDTDVGWTPAFGAASMNNAAVLKRLVEIMLPDFVHHIDFPGRTILHIAIESGGPEAIVFALELGADPHQPSRIVVDEGGAATEVTPYEFANSKGSDIYEVFIRALQMVGHSISTVEGLYVLGYSGAKVHMTRLVYHAGIIHRRNSA from the exons ATGGGCTTCTCTATCCTGAGGGGAGGTCTCTTGGTCAAAACAGTCATACCTGATGACTCTGAGATAATCACAGCCTGCAAGCGAGGGGACATTTCCACTGTCCAAAGATTATTTATGTCTCGAAGATCATCTCCATATGATGTAACTGAGTCAAATTGTGGACCATTACGG TTCGCTATCGAGAGCGGGTCCTTAGAGCTGGTCAAGCTGCTCTGTCACTATGGGGCTGATGCCAATACAACATTTGGACAGTTTGAGAC AAGCCCTCTAGAATGGGCATTTCGAACCAGACATATCGAAATTGCGCGCTTCTTCCTCACGCAAGGAGCTTCCCTAGACTATCTCTGCTACCGTGGATGGACTCCAGCAATGCTACTCTTCCAGAAAGACTTCCCAGAAGTCCCTCCCGAGTTCTTTGGACTCCTATCTTGTAACTCCTTTACAGATATTGATGTTCAGGACCGTTATGGGGCCACGGTATTACATCGAGCTGCTTTATGGGGGACAATAGGAGATATAAATGCACTTCTCCGACTTGGTGCATCGCCGTTATTAATGGACACCGATGTTGGATGGACGCCTGCGTTTGGCGCAGCAAGTATGAATAATGCTGCGGTACTGAAAAGGCTGGTCGAGATTATGCTCCCGGACTTTGTTCATCATATTGACTTTCCAGGCCGGACCATCCTACACATTGCTATTGAATCTGGGGGCCCTGAAGCCATCGTGTTTGCTCTGGAATTGGGGGCTGACCCCCATCAACCTTCACGGATAGTGGTGGATGAGGGCGGCGCTGCCACAGAGGTAACGCCTTATGAGTTTGCAAATTCAAAGGGCAGCGATATCTATGAAGTCTTTATCAGGGCTCTTCAAATGGTTGGACATAGTATCTCAACTGTCGAGGGGCTTTATGTTCTGGGATACAGTGGAGCGAAAGTCCACATGACAAGGTTGGTATATCATGCTGGGATAATCCATCGTCGAAATTCAGCCTAA
- a CDS encoding LITAF-like zinc ribbon domain-containing protein, which produces MEKEVAVTSMPTNPATTFPHSPTVNDYRYQTSIPAQSGVLPQQPSFSVQYAGTVPQLQETFPGHHTTYPGQQGVITLGMNAAQVAQTLHANSQYKTVAPIAALGRSPAPVDCPGCGQRALTATSFAIGNTTHGWAAAICCLFCLGCIPYLMNDAKDVEHKCGQRNH; this is translated from the exons ATGGAGAAGGAGGTTG CTGTAACATCTATGCCTACCAACCCGGCAACCACCTTCCCCCACTCTCCTACTGTTAATGACTACCGCTATCAAACGTCCATTCCAGCTCAATCAGGAGTTTTACCTCAGCAACCATCGTTTTCCGTACAATATGCAGGAACCGTACCTCAGCTGCAAGAAACCTTTCCAGGACACCATACGACATATCCAGGGCAGCAAGGAGTTATCACACTAGGCATGAACGCCGCCCAGGTAGCCCAGACGCTCCACGCAAACTCACAATACAAGACCGTAGCTCCGATTGCGGCTCTCGGTCGATCTCCCGCCCCCGTGGACTGCCCTGGCTGTGGGCAGCGCGCCTTAACCGCTACCAGCTTTGCAATTGGCAACACCACCCA CGGCTGGGCTGCTGCTATTTGCTGCCTGTTCTGCTTAGGCTGTATTCCATATCTCATGAATGATGCCAAGGATGTCGAGCATAAATGCGGACAG CGGAACCACTGA